A single genomic interval of Armigeres subalbatus isolate Guangzhou_Male chromosome 1, GZ_Asu_2, whole genome shotgun sequence harbors:
- the LOC134207497 gene encoding uncharacterized protein LOC134207497 codes for MIADIPGIRSSIDGAIVFGTTWEAHAESLNKLLIRLEQYGFHVKAEKCKFFQTELCYLGHIVDRHGIRPDPVKLQAIDKIPAPTNVTELRSFFGAVNYYGRFVRNTHELRQPLDQLLKKGVKCQWNDRCQQSFKKFKAILQYELLLTHYDPTLPIIVAAATSNTGIGAVILHKFADGILKAVQHASRSLTPTEQGYGQPEKEALAFVYAVTKFHKFNSIGTTLHLAD; via the coding sequence ATGATTGCCGACATTCCAGGCATTCGCTCCTCCATAGATGGCGCAATAGTTTTCGGTACTACCTGGGAGGCGCACGCAGAGTCGCTCAACAAGCTGCTGATTCGACTTGAGCAGTATGGATTCCATGTCAAGGCGGAGAAATGTAAGTTTTTCCAGACTGAACTTTGCTATCTAGGTCACATCGTGGATCGTCATGGTATTCGCCCGGATCCAGTGAAGCTGCAAGCAATCGACAAAATTCCAGCACCAACCAACGTGACCGAACTGCGCTCATTTTTCGGGGCCGTCAACTACTACGGTAGGTTTGTGCGCAACACCCATGAGCTAAGACAACCGCTTGACCAGCTACTAAAGAAGGGTGTCAAGTGTCAGTGGAACGACCGATGTCAGCAGTCGTTTAAAAAGTTCAAAGCGATTCTACAGTACGAGCTTTTATTGACGCACTACGATCCGACGCTGCCTATCATCGTTGCAGCAGCTACCTCCAACACTGGTATTGGTGCGGTGATCCTGCACAAATTTGCGGATGGCATACTGAAAGCCGTTCAACACGCTTCTCGTTCACTCACACCCACCGAGCAAGGTTATGGTCAACCGGAGAAAGAAGCATTGGCGTTTGTCTACGCGGTGACAAAGTTtcataaattcaattcaattgggACGACACTTCACTTAGCAGACTGA
- the LOC134207498 gene encoding uncharacterized protein K02A2.6-like, whose translation MLNYDLDIQHISSNDFGCADMLSRLIDRTSRPEEEYVAAVINLEEDIVSIINDSLDKLPVAFTALQHATKKSTVLQFVSKFIEEGCPRDSKSITNPDLLPYYNWRDSLSIVNGYVMLHDRVAVPHQFQRKILRQLHQGHPRVVRMKAIARSFAYWPGIDIEIEEFVRNCSPCCIAGKAPVKTTLESWPAPSKPWSRIHID comes from the coding sequence ATGCTCAATTACGATTTAGACATCCAACACATTTCTTCCAACGACTTCGGTTGCGCAGACATGCTGTCCCGGCTTATCGACCGTACTTCTCGACCGGAAGAGGAATACGTCGCAGCAGTAATCAACCTGGAAGAAGACATAGTGAGTATCATTAACGACTCATTAGACAAACTTCCAGTGGCATTCACAGCATTACAACATGCGACGAAGAAGAGCACCGTTCTACAATTTGTGTCCAAATTCATCGAGGAAGGTTGTCCACGGGATTCGAAGTCGATCACAAACCCAGATCTCTTGCCGTACTACAATTGGCGGGACTCGCTCAGCATCGTCAATGGCTACGTGATGCTACACGACCGTGTAGCAGTTCCTCACCAGTTCCAGAGAAAAATCTTGAGACAGTTACATCAGGGCCACCCGAGAGTGGTTCGCATGAAGGCAATTGCTCGCAGTTTCGCCTACTGGCCCGGCATTGACATCGAAATTGAAGAATTCGTGCGCAACTGCAGTCCCTGCTGCATAGCCGGAAAAGCACCGGTCAAAACGACGCTTGAGTCGTGGCCTGCACCGTCGAAGCCATGGTCTAGAATACACATCGACTAA